The Cyanobacterium sp. T60_A2020_053 genomic sequence GTTAATGGAAAAGTGGTGTCGTGAGGGCAAATTGACAATGGATAATTGACAATTATAAAGGTTTACCACCTCCATATAATCTTGTATTTTAACTGTATAGAGTGTTTATTTTGATCAATAATTTTTGGAAAAAAATATTTATTGACTGGAAACAATGCCTTTTTCTTTTAATTGTTGAATAAAATAATCTTCTAAGGATTCTCTTGCTAAATTCATGCTGATTAATCCAGCGCCCTCCACCCTTAAAAAAGCCATAAAATCTTCAGGATTAGACTTTAATTCACCGATACATAAATCATTTTCTTGTCTGATATTATCTAACCAATCCTGAAGCCGTAATGCAGAAATATTTTTAACGACTACCTGATAATTTTTAGTAGTGCCTAAAATGTCATCAAGAGAACCAATATTAAGTAATTCTCCCCGTCCTAAAATTGCAATTCTATCGCAAATTTTTTCGACATCAGCTAAAATGTGAGAATTAAAAAAGATAGTTTTTCCCTGCTCTTTTAGAGATAAAATAATTTGTCTAACTTGATACCGTCCCATGGGGTCTAAACCTGACATTGGTTCATCAAAAAAGACAATTTCAGGGTTATTAATCAACGCTTGTGCCATACCTACTCTTTGCATCATGCCTTTAGAATACTGCCTTAATTGTTTTTTTTGTGCGGTATTTTTAGCCAATCCGACTAAGTCTAATAACTCGATAATTCTACGCTTTTTCTCTTGACTAGGAATCTGAAATAAATCACCAATAAAGTTTAGAAATTCCCATCCTGTTAAAAATTCATAATAGTAAGCATTTTCGGGAAGATAACCTAACCTTTTTTTTACAGAATTATCTCCTAATGATTTTCCTAATAAAAAGGCTTTTCCAGAAGTGGGTTTGATAATACCTAAAAGAGTTTTTAATAAAGTAGTTTTTCCTGCACCGTTTGGACCTAATA encodes the following:
- a CDS encoding ABC transporter ATP-binding protein — encoded protein: MTEVKQINNKKAVVETYDLTKTYVTGFWLNKKIPSLKNCTLQVFEGETFGLLGPNGAGKTTLLKTLLGIIKPTSGKAFLLGKSLGDNSVKKRLGYLPENAYYYEFLTGWEFLNFIGDLFQIPSQEKKRRIIELLDLVGLAKNTAQKKQLRQYSKGMMQRVGMAQALINNPEIVFFDEPMSGLDPMGRYQVRQIILSLKEQGKTIFFNSHILADVEKICDRIAILGRGELLNIGSLDDILGTTKNYQVVVKNISALRLQDWLDNIRQENDLCIGELKSNPEDFMAFLRVEGAGLISMNLARESLEDYFIQQLKEKGIVSSQ